A genomic stretch from Mya arenaria isolate MELC-2E11 chromosome 10, ASM2691426v1 includes:
- the LOC128206946 gene encoding beta-1,3-galactosyltransferase 1-like — MVIVAFFIIVYFDKSSFYRNRNFEFIAKNISIMDMVVRDVNVDLYMNESRMPLNNKADNQRSTTGNKTSEEIVTESSETDDFGNIKYSSKNKRKACCHDCFLHEFEYIIDNPSICSNIRRETAKLFIFVFTEHSNIDKRTAVRRTWLSVSKNNTSEVRYAFVLGETEDTHLRDVILKENEIYHDIIKENFKDSYRNLTYKTILGLKWVTEKCPTVQFVMKTDDDVFVNIKSLMLLLNSSNDLRKNDAIIGACKLIAEPIRDSHSKWYASVHSFSDNLYPGYCSGTGYVMSSNVAKALYKISSNVPFFHLEDVYIALCMKFLGYKLTPTNGFLAYYKANLCEYKHMDVVTVHGISSYHMEEIWNSHC, encoded by the coding sequence ATGGTCATTGTtgcatttttcataattgtCTACTTTGACAAATCAAGTTTTTACAGAAATAGGAATTTTGAATTCATAGCTAAAAACATTAGTATTATGGACATGGTTGTTCGGGACGTAAACGTTGATTTATACATGAATGAAAGTCGTATGCCTTTGAATAACAAAGCAGACAATCAAAGGTCAACTACTGGAAACAAAACATCTGAGGAAATCGTAACCGAAAGTTCTGAAACAGATGATTTTGGGAACATCAAGTACTCCAGCAAAAATAAAAGGAAAGCGTGCTGTCATGACTGTTTTCTTCACgagtttgaatatataattgaTAATCCAAGTATATGTAGTAACATTCGACGGGAAACagcaaaattatttatatttgtttttacagagcactcaaatattgacaaaagaacTGCTGTAAGAAGGACATGGCTATCAGTGTCGAAAAATAACACATCGGAAGTACGTTATGCGTTTGTACTTGGAGAAACTGAAGATACACATCTTCGGgatgtcattttaaaagaaaacgaaATTTACCATGACATCATCAAGGAAAACTTTAAGGATAGCTATAGAAatttaacatacaaaacaatattgggTTTGAAGTGGGTGACCGAAAAATGTCCAACTGTGCAATTCGTAATGAAAACGGACGATGATGTATTTGTGAATATAAAGTCTTTGATGTTGTTGCTGAATAGTAgcaacgatttaagaaaaaatgacgCCATCATTGGGGCATGCAAGTTAATAGCTGAACCAATTCGTGATAGTCACTCAAAATGGTATGCGTCTGTTCATTCCTTTTCAGATAATTTATATCCAGGTTATTGTTCAGGCACTGGATATGTAATGAGTTCAAACGTTGCAAAAGctttgtataaaatatcatcaaatgtCCCATTTTTTCACCTAGAAGATGTTTACATAGCACTGTGTATGAAATTTCTTGGGTATAAGCTTACTCCAACGAATGGCTTTTTAGCATATTATAAGGCTAATTTGTGTGAATATAAACACATGGATGTTGTGACTGTACATGGTATATCTTCATATCATATGGAAGAAATATGGAATTCACACTGCTAA
- the LOC128206537 gene encoding beta-1,3-galactosyltransferase 1-like, giving the protein MPGYTDLKTNKGLIVVILIVGVFIIVSFCNNSILDHLSKNPKFLANGTNVMDMVYQDVDIDLYLTESRTLLHNNSDFQRQSTEHMTLANLVTVTESSEVDDFGNIKYSSKNKRKMDCHNCFLHDFKYIIDNPNICNGNGQEAAKLFIFVFTEHSNTDKRNAIRKTWLSLSNNNTSEVRYAFLLGETEETHLRDAVLKENEIYHDIIKENFKDSYRNLTYKTILGLKWVTEKCASVKFVMKTDDDVFVNIQSLMLMLNSSKILNQMHAIFGACQLIAGPNRDSHSKWYASVFSYPESLYPGFCSGTGYLMSSSVATALYKISPNIPFFHLEDVYIALCMKSLGYRLIPTTGFMAYKSNLCEYKYMDVVTVHGIPPYNMEEIWNSQC; this is encoded by the coding sequence ATGCCTGGATACACAGACCTAAAAACCAACAAAGGTTTAATcgttgttattttaattgttggagtttttataattgtttccTTTTGCAACAACTCAATTTTGGACCATTTGAGTAAAAATCCTAAATTCCTAGCGAATGGCACAAATGTTATGGACATGGTATATCAGGACGTCGACATTGATTTATACTTGACTGAAAGTCGTACACTGTTGCATAACAATTCAGACTTTCAAAGGCAAAGTACCGAACACATGACACTTGCGAATTTGGTTACAGTAACTGAAAGTTCGGAAGTAGATGATTTTGGGAACATCAAATATTCAAgtaaaaataaaaggaaaatggACTGCcataattgttttcttcacgatttcaaatatataattgataatCCCAACATATGCAATGGAAATGGACAAGAGGCAgcaaaactatttatatttgtatttacagaGCACTCAAACACTGATAAAAGAAATGCTATTAGAAAGACATGGTTGTCATTGTCGAATAATAATACATCGGAAGTTCGTTACGCATTTTTACTTGGAGAAACTGAAGAAACACATCTACGGGATGCCGTATTGAAGGAAAATGAAATCTACCATGACATCATCAAGGAAAACTTTAAGGATAGCTATAgaaatttaacatataaaacaatattgggGTTGAAGTGGGTAACCGAAAAATGCGCAAGTGTGAAATTCGTAATGAAAACGGACGATGATGTATTTGTGAATATACAGTCGTTGATGCTGATGCTGAATAGtagcaaaatattaaatcaaatgcATGCAATTTTTGGGGCCTGCCAATTAATTGCTGGACCAAATCGAGACAGTCATTCAAAGTGGTATGCTTCCGTTTTTTCTTATCCAGAGAGTTTATATCCAGGTTTTTGCTCAGGAACAGGATATTTAATGAGCTCCAGCGTTGCAACGGCTTTGTATAAAATATCGCCAAATATTCCATTCTTTCACCTTGAAGATGTCTACATAGCACTGTGTATGAAATCCCTTGGGTATAGGCTTATTCCAACGACTGGCTTTATGGCATATAAGTCTAATTTGTGTGAATATAAATACATGGATGTTGTGACTGTACATGGTATACCCCCATATAATATGGAGGAAATATGGAATTCACAGTGCTAA
- the LOC128206491 gene encoding beta-1,3-galactosyltransferase 1-like isoform X1, translated as MHSNATVVFARRAIVVLSICGLSLTLFYNNTLNQAKIKVLARAGYPTDKPGYVNLSWYTPDARVQYINSIFQEAIGKTKVNSILTNGFKTVYQVEALSKLADADDFGNIKYSHGNKRKSSCENCFPHNFNYIINNADICQEVNKNIPKMLILIFTEHENYFKRKAIRKTWLTFSEDNTSNVRYVFLLGLTSDTHLADAVLKENELYRDIIKEDFTDSYRNLTLKTIMGLKWVTHNCPNVQYVMKTDDDVYVNIPAIMRMLKKNNNLKKNNSIIGSCFVNVSPIRDKQSKWYASENAYPGELYPRFCSGTGYIMSSKVASHLFEISPNIPFFHLEDVFIGLCMDALGYKSIPTRGFYSYVSGRVRHVCSIKHDYVYTAHSLPPEYIEAIWISNCRTNYRRVNVMKDNYRNN; from the coding sequence ATGCACTCCAACGCAACCGTCGTCTTCGCTCGACGAGCCATCGTTGTTCTAAGTATTTGTGGATTATCCTTAACGCTGTTCTATAACAATACTCTAAATCAAGCAAAAATCAAAGTACTCGCTCGTGCTGGTTATCCCACAGACAAACCAGGGTATGTAAATCTTTCTTGGTACACGCCTGATGCACGAGTTCAGTATATAAACAGTATATTTCAAGAAGCTATTGGTAAGACTAAAGTGAATTCAATCCTAACAAACGGTTTCAAAACTGTATATCAAGTTGAAGCTTTATCAAAACTTGCGGATGCAGATGACTttggaaatataaaatattcacaCGGAAATAAAAGGAAAAGCTCTTGTGAAAACTGTTTCCCACATAActtcaattatataataaataatgcgGATATATGCCAGGAAGTGAATAAAAACATCCCGAAGATGCTTATTCTCATATTTACAGAgcatgaaaactattttaaaaggAAAGCGATCAGAAAAACATGGCTAACGTTTTCAGAAGATAACACATCAAATGTAAGATACGTTTTTTTACTCGGACTAACTTCAGATACACATCTAGCAGATGccgttttaaaagaaaatgaacttTATCGAGACATAATAAAAGAAGACTTTACAGACAGTTACAGAAACCtaactttgaaaacaataatgggGTTAAAATGGGTGACGCACAATTGTCCAAATGTGCAATATGTGATGAAAACTGACGACGATGTGTATGTGAATATACCAGCTATTATGCgcatgttgaaaaaaaacaataatctcAAAAAGAACAACTCCATCATTGGGTCGTGTTTTGTAAACGTTAGTCCAATTCGTGACAAGCAATCAAAGTGGTACGCATCAGAAAATGCATACCCAGGCGAACTATATCCCAGGTTTTGTTCCGGTACAGGGTATATTATGAGTTCAAAGGTTGCCAGCCACTTGTTTGAAATATCTCCAAATATACCATTCTTTCATCTAGAAGATGTTTTTATCGGATTATGTATGGATGCCCTGGGATATAAATCGATACCAACACGTGGATTCTACTCTTACGTAAGCGGACGTGTACGTCACGTTTGTAGCATTAAACATGACTATGTTTATACCGCCCACTCACTGCCCCCTGAATACATTGAGGCAATATGGATATCGAATTGCCGAACCAACTACCGTCGAGTAAATGTCATGAAAGACAATTACAGAAACAATTGA
- the LOC128206491 gene encoding beta-1,3-galactosyltransferase 1-like isoform X2: MHSNATVVFARRAIVVLSICGLSLTLFYNNTLNQAKIKVLARAGYPTDKPGYVNLSWYTPDARVQYINSIFQEAIGKTKVNSILTNGFKTVYQVEALSKLADADDFGNIKYSHGNKRKSSCENCFPHNFNYIINNADICQEVNKNIPKMLILIFTEHENYFKRKAIRKTWLTFSEDNTSNVRYVFLLGLTSDTHLADAVLKENELYRDIIKEDFTDSYRNLTLKTIMGLKWVTHNCPNVQYVMKTDDDVYVNIPAIMRMLKKNNNLKKNNSIIGSCFVNVSPIRDKQSKWYASENAYPGELYPRFCSGTGYIMSSKVASHLFEISPNIPFFHLEDVFIGLCMDALGYKSIPTRGFYSYWQIN, from the exons ATGCACTCCAACGCAACCGTCGTCTTCGCTCGACGAGCCATCGTTGTTCTAAGTATTTGTGGATTATCCTTAACGCTGTTCTATAACAATACTCTAAATCAAGCAAAAATCAAAGTACTCGCTCGTGCTGGTTATCCCACAGACAAACCAGGGTATGTAAATCTTTCTTGGTACACGCCTGATGCACGAGTTCAGTATATAAACAGTATATTTCAAGAAGCTATTGGTAAGACTAAAGTGAATTCAATCCTAACAAACGGTTTCAAAACTGTATATCAAGTTGAAGCTTTATCAAAACTTGCGGATGCAGATGACTttggaaatataaaatattcacaCGGAAATAAAAGGAAAAGCTCTTGTGAAAACTGTTTCCCACATAActtcaattatataataaataatgcgGATATATGCCAGGAAGTGAATAAAAACATCCCGAAGATGCTTATTCTCATATTTACAGAgcatgaaaactattttaaaaggAAAGCGATCAGAAAAACATGGCTAACGTTTTCAGAAGATAACACATCAAATGTAAGATACGTTTTTTTACTCGGACTAACTTCAGATACACATCTAGCAGATGccgttttaaaagaaaatgaacttTATCGAGACATAATAAAAGAAGACTTTACAGACAGTTACAGAAACCtaactttgaaaacaataatgggGTTAAAATGGGTGACGCACAATTGTCCAAATGTGCAATATGTGATGAAAACTGACGACGATGTGTATGTGAATATACCAGCTATTATGCgcatgttgaaaaaaaacaataatctcAAAAAGAACAACTCCATCATTGGGTCGTGTTTTGTAAACGTTAGTCCAATTCGTGACAAGCAATCAAAGTGGTACGCATCAGAAAATGCATACCCAGGCGAACTATATCCCAGGTTTTGTTCCGGTACAGGGTATATTATGAGTTCAAAGGTTGCCAGCCACTTGTTTGAAATATCTCCAAATATACCATTCTTTCATCTAGAAGATGTTTTTATCGGATTATGTATGGATGCCCTGGGATATAAATCGATACCAACACGTGGATTCTACTCTTAC tggcagatcaactag